Proteins encoded in a region of the Bartonella taylorii genome:
- a CDS encoding metallophosphoesterase family protein — protein MRYKIGYMAITMIAFTLSGCFDLVSERIKKDEKFHSAFMDWSMKEKSLAKNYTAIIMADPQPWRLNSGDPNGVSNREPWLKINEQVARVIKAQKAAFHIVNGDLTEFGQQKNYNDYKNVYKSFGTPVYEGLGNHDYANNVGKCTIPEAFNFYKDACALSAVSRMVSEIKKYRNQFSYFSADVTESSLSISGGNIHVIKGSLSYSWDYGDVHYVQLHNYPSYTVRLKGQSMEAQINKSLDWLKKDLAAADARGKITIINFHDARPASIDGESFFIRKKNVKDLSVFKSIITSHNVKAIFVGHTHYQSYCRAKNDRVFGNIPVYTAGALFNGDYYLIDVKGKTIHVKAYNGEIGSPLLIKDLGIIGEDTEFSASCSQL, from the coding sequence ATGAGATATAAAATTGGATATATGGCAATCACCATGATTGCTTTTACTCTCTCTGGTTGTTTTGATCTCGTTTCTGAAAGAATAAAAAAAGACGAGAAGTTCCATAGTGCATTCATGGATTGGTCCATGAAAGAAAAGTCTCTTGCAAAAAATTATACTGCGATTATCATGGCTGATCCGCAACCGTGGCGTTTGAATTCTGGTGATCCTAATGGCGTATCAAATAGGGAACCATGGTTGAAAATAAACGAGCAGGTTGCTCGTGTCATAAAAGCGCAAAAGGCTGCGTTTCATATTGTTAATGGTGATTTGACAGAGTTTGGCCAACAAAAAAACTATAACGATTATAAGAATGTCTATAAAAGCTTTGGTACTCCTGTCTATGAGGGGTTAGGCAATCATGATTATGCCAATAATGTTGGAAAGTGTACAATTCCTGAAGCATTTAACTTTTATAAAGATGCGTGTGCTCTTAGTGCTGTTTCGAGAATGGTGTCAGAAATCAAAAAATATCGTAACCAGTTCTCTTATTTCAGTGCAGATGTTACTGAAAGTTCACTTTCTATTTCGGGTGGAAATATTCATGTCATCAAAGGGAGTTTGAGTTACTCTTGGGATTATGGAGATGTTCACTATGTGCAGCTTCACAATTACCCAAGTTATACGGTGCGTTTGAAGGGGCAGTCTATGGAGGCGCAAATCAATAAGTCTTTGGATTGGCTTAAAAAAGATTTAGCTGCTGCTGATGCTAGAGGTAAAATTACAATCATCAATTTTCATGATGCTCGCCCAGCTTCCATTGATGGTGAATCCTTCTTTATTCGTAAAAAGAATGTTAAAGATTTGTCGGTATTTAAGTCAATCATCACTTCTCATAATGTCAAAGCAATATTCGTGGGGCACACGCATTATCAATCCTATTGCCGTGCAAAAAATGATAGGGTCTTTGGCAATATTCCTGTCTATACAGCCGGTGCGCTCTTTAATGGGGATTATTACCTTATAGATGTTAAGGGGAAGACTATTCACGTTAAAGCCTATAATGGAGAGATAGGAAGCCCTCTTTTGATCAAAGATCTCGGTATTATAGGAGAAGATACAGAATTTTCCGCAAGTTGTAGTCAGTTATAG
- a CDS encoding autotransporter outer membrane beta-barrel domain-containing protein: MYKNTLLSYTAITATILLSAHSNAHTRSFFANKGADKIAPTGENYENVYALAGGKIHGKDLTISGLPVQERSTIKAISGVEANQSGSIIELEGNTTIKNVATGLWAHESGRIKMTGGSIRPKKVNIRIPIGVEAETNGSIELKNVAIEVSNQDQNTKTPDRTEIIEGVGTSIKSGGTLSMFASSIKANHLGVAFEESHNDKNALENVKIDIIGPLIAFKESIGISAIKKSKVSLKNITITHARTGIHANDNSQITISGGSIQGNNMGIYAEKESTITLENNIEILSNDYGLSANGLQSQITMKGGTLTTAGAQPAVLANSGGKIYLTDVIVHTNDDGTLTQKPQEEDEILMTQGLQAQYAQSKVIMIRGSMTTTGLQPAVLAGSGGQVDLIDVSMNARNVGLQAQNEQSKVTMKRGTITTSGETLSITRRNPAVLASSGGQIDLIDVSIETNDIGLQAQNEQSKITMKGGALTTTGWRSVIFATCGGQIELVDAHIHTDSNGLTVRGNQSKIILKDSEIRANILLVGRPNQGDSGESSVIANHSILEGSAKDSERNPTQTVLSLINGTTWYLKASTNNNNNQPFDLTKKLHSTVFMLNLNDSTIVFKEPTQDQYQTLHIGTKTPNTINNTVTNKTVYSATGSAKIYFNTQWSDSAPTEQQKTDRLLIHGNVSGTTTIYINNLSKNESKKAKNSVPWNRRGLSLVQVSGKAEETAFKLANGYTTIDGLPYKYVLNAYGPTSSNGKADVSQSLLGKNENFWDFRLQNIHLDPEEKTRALVPQVASYLVMPNAVFSAGYADVNNQNTLLNNTQIRVFYPETRKKKGIFLSSYGNKIILSSNHNPLQYGYGADVHYAALQAGITLAALENQNLTTEFGLLGTYGTLAFTPKDMEGSDKSTLNKWSLTAYGSVHHNNGMYVNAFFSYGALKGNITTALIGNTAKVDNTETLSASAIVGQKIITGIEKLIFEPQAQLVYQRLILGSFSDIDGFKANMGNPQQWLVRIGGRLTQTMLPIEGDHTVSFYGKFNILKAFGDKGTIQVGNTFHLDSMGASLEGGLGVNAHLSQNIVLHGDVSYQRNIQKSGISGTNFSGGIRYRF, from the coding sequence ATGTATAAAAATACTCTTTTATCATACACGGCTATAACAGCGACAATATTATTGAGTGCTCATTCCAATGCACACACCCGCTCCTTTTTTGCTAATAAAGGGGCAGATAAAATTGCTCCAACTGGAGAAAACTACGAAAATGTCTATGCACTGGCTGGTGGTAAAATTCATGGCAAAGATCTCACAATCAGTGGACTTCCAGTACAAGAAAGATCAACAATAAAAGCCATAAGTGGTGTAGAAGCTAATCAATCCGGTAGTATCATTGAGTTAGAAGGAAACACAACGATAAAAAACGTTGCAACCGGTTTGTGGGCACATGAAAGTGGTAGGATTAAGATGACTGGCGGCTCCATTCGTCCAAAAAAGGTGAACATACGGATACCGATCGGTGTAGAAGCCGAAACGAATGGTAGCATTGAACTAAAAAATGTAGCGATTGAAGTAAGCAATCAAGACCAAAATACAAAGACACCCGATAGAACTGAGATAATAGAAGGGGTTGGAACGAGTATAAAAAGCGGAGGAACATTGAGTATGTTCGCTAGCTCCATTAAAGCTAACCACCTAGGTGTCGCTTTTGAAGAAAGCCATAATGATAAAAACGCGTTAGAAAATGTTAAAATTGATATCATTGGCCCTCTCATTGCCTTCAAAGAGAGCATAGGGATAAGTGCTATCAAAAAAAGCAAAGTTTCTTTAAAAAATATAACAATTACGCATGCAAGAACCGGCATACATGCAAATGATAACTCTCAAATAACAATATCGGGCGGCTCAATCCAAGGGAACAATATGGGCATATATGCCGAGAAAGAAAGTACAATAACCCTAGAAAATAATATTGAAATCTTATCCAATGACTACGGGCTCTCAGCCAACGGTTTACAGTCGCAAATCACCATGAAAGGAGGAACACTTACCACCGCTGGTGCTCAACCTGCAGTCCTAGCTAATTCTGGCGGGAAGATTTATCTTACAGACGTCATTGTACATACCAATGATGATGGAACACTGACACAAAAACCACAAGAAGAAGATGAGATATTAATGACGCAAGGACTACAAGCACAATATGCGCAATCGAAAGTCATCATGATAAGGGGATCAATGACCACAACGGGCTTGCAACCTGCTGTTTTAGCTGGTTCTGGAGGACAAGTCGATCTTATCGATGTTTCTATGAACGCACGCAATGTTGGATTACAAGCACAAAATGAGCAATCAAAAGTCACAATGAAGAGAGGAACAATTACAACGTCGGGAGAAACATTGTCTATAACCAGAAGAAATCCTGCTGTTTTAGCAAGTTCTGGCGGACAAATTGATCTTATCGATGTTTCTATAGAAACCAATGATATAGGGCTACAAGCACAAAATGAACAGTCAAAAATCACTATGAAAGGAGGGGCACTTACCACAACGGGGTGGCGATCTGTTATTTTTGCAACATGTGGTGGGCAAATTGAGCTAGTAGATGCTCACATACATACCGATAGCAATGGACTCACAGTACGAGGAAACCAATCAAAAATTATACTCAAAGATTCAGAAATCCGTGCCAACATTTTATTAGTAGGCCGCCCAAATCAAGGTGATTCTGGCGAATCCAGCGTAATCGCAAACCACTCTATTTTAGAAGGGAGTGCAAAAGATTCAGAGAGAAACCCTACCCAAACAGTCTTGAGTTTGATCAATGGCACAACATGGTATTTAAAGGCCAGCACAAACAACAATAACAACCAACCATTTGATCTGACAAAGAAATTACATTCCACAGTTTTTATGCTGAATCTCAACGATAGTACCATTGTTTTTAAGGAACCAACGCAAGACCAATATCAAACATTACATATAGGGACTAAGACACCTAACACCATAAATAACACCGTAACAAACAAAACAGTCTACAGTGCAACAGGCAGTGCAAAGATTTATTTCAATACCCAATGGAGTGATAGTGCACCAACAGAACAACAAAAAACGGATAGGCTTCTTATTCATGGCAATGTATCAGGTACTACAACAATTTATATCAACAACCTTTCGAAAAATGAAAGCAAAAAAGCAAAAAACTCTGTTCCTTGGAATAGACGTGGTCTCTCGCTCGTTCAAGTTTCTGGAAAAGCAGAAGAGACTGCTTTCAAACTTGCAAATGGCTATACTACAATAGACGGTTTACCTTATAAATACGTGTTGAACGCCTATGGCCCCACATCGAGCAATGGAAAAGCTGATGTTAGCCAAAGCCTCTTGGGAAAAAATGAGAATTTTTGGGATTTCCGTCTGCAAAATATTCACCTTGATCCTGAGGAAAAAACCAGAGCACTTGTACCACAAGTAGCAAGCTATTTGGTGATGCCTAATGCTGTATTCTCCGCTGGATACGCTGATGTAAACAATCAAAATACACTATTAAACAATACACAAATAAGAGTGTTTTATCCTGAAACGCGCAAAAAGAAAGGAATTTTCTTATCCTCCTATGGTAATAAGATCATACTATCTTCTAACCATAATCCACTACAATATGGCTATGGCGCCGATGTTCACTATGCTGCCTTACAAGCAGGAATCACATTAGCTGCACTAGAAAATCAAAACCTCACTACAGAGTTTGGTCTTTTGGGCACATACGGGACACTAGCTTTTACTCCAAAGGATATGGAAGGCTCTGACAAGAGCACGCTGAATAAATGGTCACTCACTGCATATGGTAGCGTTCATCATAATAATGGCATGTATGTCAATGCATTCTTCTCCTATGGAGCTCTGAAGGGAAATATCACCACAGCTCTGATCGGAAATACTGCAAAGGTCGATAATACAGAAACATTGAGTGCATCTGCCATCGTTGGTCAAAAAATAATAACTGGTATTGAAAAATTAATCTTTGAACCACAAGCACAACTTGTTTATCAGCGTCTCATACTCGGCTCCTTTTCAGATATCGATGGATTTAAAGCAAACATGGGCAATCCTCAACAATGGTTGGTAAGGATTGGCGGACGTTTAACGCAAACTATGCTCCCTATTGAGGGAGACCATACTGTTTCTTTCTACGGTAAATTCAATATACTTAAAGCTTTTGGCGACAAAGGCACGATACAAGTTGGTAATACGTTCCATCTTGACTCTATGGGAGCGTCCCTTGAAGGAGGACTCGGCGTGAATGCGCACTTATCGCAAAATATTGTACTTCATGGTGATGTCAGTTATCAACGTAATATTCAAAAATCGGGCATATCTGGAACCAATTTTTCTGGTGGAATACGCTATCGGTTTTAA
- a CDS encoding autotransporter outer membrane beta-barrel domain-containing protein encodes MYKKSLLSYTTTAAIILFNIQFNAHAKTLEVSQEKKEIANETYEIIHAKNGGQIIGDHLTVLGNKDTSQISNKSVFAVTTEGNNSAIKLNNTTIQGTDSVISLGIEAKEGAILQMTGGTIRVSNTGVYFSNSQNDKNNLKDVVITSSENSTPLINGIKADKSIVALKNVKVTQATAGIFANDHSTITVSGGSFNVREVGINAQTGSTIILNNAKITSSNNNGLLANGSGSEIKMTGGSVTANQTALYAINGGQIDTTDVALTTNGKGSGAVALGSGSIIKLHGHTTIDNTVNGLGAVGGGKITSEELTVIGSKAINSDPDRERSGVWTADAGSEIHLTGKTTIENVDEGFYADGGSKIVSGDLTITGSESEKTTGVGAYEPNSLIELNGKTILQNFDVGLAAANNSTIKMINGGIDTVASKIAAKKVALSAQINGHIDLANASVTTEVVGLHFMSFSTENLQKNQSSEINLTNADVHVENGAGILVGAIVEKSIENHAAPSIGTVNLKNSKIHADVLLDDGILSNKIWRKDESWWGGKDVKEIFNGTFTLNADHSTLEGRAKIAQKRNVLFDLKNKTTWTLKNSTKEKDDEGNLLDITQRSRSDISVLNLNDSTISFNRPTEEHYHTLHIGSGKPDTQAVYNASGDAKIYFNTAWSDGDAIADQKTDKLLIHGNVSGSTTIYITSDLGDKNSVVNASNPSNTGGLSLIQVSGEAKEDSFKLAKGYTTIGGEPYKYTLTAYGPTSSHGNADIGQNLFDEKNKNFWDFRLHKAFLDTGSGSGIVSAPVPQMASYLVMPNTLFTTGLTDMAKQNAFLADMRTSVLGREKNKQTGFFLYTYGSTGTLSSERGPFKYGYGADIRYAALQAGVTLAAIEDQNVTTRFGLVGTYGQISFTPKDMQDAGKSSLDKWSLTAYGSIQHDNGFYIDTLLSYGIIKGDITNAVIGKTAKLKNAKMLSISTTVGKQFATGMEGLTFEPQAQLAYQHLMFDTISDADNLTIDMNNPHQWLIRVGGRLTKTVVTAENGHSISLYGKVNAVKTFGDDEAIHINKNYQRDPLGSFIEGGLGISAQLSPNISLHGDVSAQQKLQKTGITGASFSGGIRYQF; translated from the coding sequence GTGTATAAAAAATCCCTTTTATCATATACAACGACAGCAGCTATCATACTGTTTAACATCCAATTCAATGCACATGCTAAAACCCTTGAAGTTTCTCAAGAGAAAAAAGAAATCGCCAACGAAACCTATGAAATTATTCATGCAAAAAACGGTGGCCAAATTATTGGCGACCATTTAACTGTGCTGGGAAATAAAGATACAAGCCAGATCTCAAACAAAAGCGTTTTTGCTGTAACCACTGAAGGCAATAACAGTGCGATTAAATTAAATAACACGACCATTCAAGGCACCGATTCTGTCATTTCCTTAGGTATTGAAGCAAAAGAAGGCGCTATACTTCAAATGACTGGAGGAACCATTAGGGTTTCTAACACTGGTGTTTACTTCTCTAACAGCCAGAACGACAAAAATAACCTGAAAGATGTAGTGATAACGAGTAGTGAAAATAGCACGCCACTGATCAATGGAATAAAAGCAGACAAAAGTATAGTCGCTTTAAAAAATGTAAAAGTAACTCAAGCCACCGCCGGTATATTTGCAAATGATCACTCGACAATAACAGTCTCAGGAGGGTCATTTAATGTACGCGAGGTAGGAATAAATGCCCAAACCGGCAGTACGATTATCTTAAATAATGCTAAAATTACATCATCTAATAACAATGGACTCCTTGCAAACGGTTCAGGATCTGAGATTAAAATGACGGGAGGGTCCGTAACCGCGAACCAAACAGCATTGTATGCAATCAACGGTGGACAGATTGATACCACAGATGTTGCCCTAACAACAAATGGTAAGGGAAGTGGTGCAGTTGCCCTTGGCTCTGGTAGTATAATAAAATTGCATGGACACACAACAATCGACAATACTGTGAACGGTCTTGGAGCAGTTGGTGGGGGCAAAATTACTAGCGAAGAGTTAACAGTCATCGGTAGTAAAGCAATCAATTCAGACCCGGACAGAGAACGCTCTGGTGTATGGACAGCGGACGCTGGTAGTGAAATTCACTTAACAGGCAAAACAACCATCGAAAATGTTGACGAAGGTTTTTATGCAGACGGTGGGAGTAAAATTGTTAGTGGAGATTTAACAATAACCGGTAGTGAGTCCGAAAAAACCACCGGTGTGGGAGCCTATGAACCGAACAGTTTAATTGAATTAAACGGTAAAACGATCCTTCAAAACTTTGATGTTGGTCTTGCTGCAGCCAATAATAGCACAATTAAGATGATTAATGGCGGTATTGATACAGTTGCAAGCAAGATAGCAGCAAAAAAAGTTGCACTATCAGCACAAATTAACGGGCACATTGATCTTGCAAATGCTTCTGTAACAACAGAAGTCGTTGGTTTGCATTTCATGTCTTTCTCTACAGAGAATCTACAAAAAAATCAAAGCAGTGAAATCAATCTAACCAATGCAGATGTTCATGTTGAAAATGGAGCCGGAATTCTCGTCGGAGCTATTGTTGAAAAGAGCATTGAAAATCATGCTGCTCCATCAATTGGTACAGTTAATCTTAAAAATTCAAAGATCCATGCCGATGTTTTATTAGATGACGGTATTTTGTCGAACAAAATTTGGAGGAAAGATGAAAGTTGGTGGGGTGGTAAAGATGTTAAGGAAATATTCAACGGTACCTTCACATTAAACGCAGATCATTCCACTTTAGAGGGCAGAGCAAAAATTGCACAAAAAAGAAATGTACTCTTTGATTTAAAAAACAAGACAACATGGACCTTGAAGAATAGCACAAAAGAAAAAGACGATGAAGGTAATCTGCTTGATATCACTCAAAGATCACGTTCTGATATTTCTGTGCTTAACCTCAATGACAGCACTATTTCTTTTAACCGACCAACAGAAGAGCATTATCACACATTGCATATAGGTTCTGGAAAACCAGACACGCAAGCAGTTTACAACGCCTCTGGCGATGCAAAGATTTATTTCAACACTGCATGGAGTGATGGCGATGCCATAGCTGATCAAAAAACTGATAAACTTCTGATTCATGGTAATGTCTCAGGCTCCACAACAATTTATATCACAAGCGATTTAGGGGATAAAAATAGTGTAGTAAATGCTTCTAATCCTTCTAATACAGGTGGTCTTTCGCTCATCCAAGTTTCTGGAGAAGCGAAAGAGGATTCTTTCAAATTAGCCAAGGGCTATACCACGATAGGGGGAGAACCTTATAAATACACGCTCACTGCCTATGGACCAACATCAAGCCATGGTAACGCCGATATTGGGCAAAACCTCTTTGATGAAAAGAATAAAAATTTCTGGGATTTCCGCTTACACAAGGCATTTCTTGACACAGGTTCAGGCTCTGGTATCGTATCTGCCCCCGTACCACAAATGGCAAGCTATTTGGTCATGCCAAATACTCTCTTCACTACGGGCTTAACCGATATGGCTAAGCAAAACGCGTTTTTAGCCGATATGAGAACATCCGTCTTAGGAAGAGAAAAAAACAAACAAACCGGTTTCTTCCTTTACACTTACGGAAGCACAGGAACCTTATCTTCTGAGCGTGGCCCTTTCAAATATGGTTATGGTGCTGATATTCGTTATGCTGCTCTACAAGCCGGTGTTACATTGGCAGCAATTGAGGACCAAAACGTAACCACACGTTTTGGTCTTGTAGGAACCTATGGGCAAATATCTTTCACCCCAAAAGATATGCAAGATGCTGGGAAGAGCTCACTGGATAAATGGTCACTTACAGCCTATGGCAGCATACAGCATGACAATGGATTCTACATCGATACACTTTTATCCTATGGGATAATAAAGGGAGATATCACCAATGCCGTCATTGGCAAAACTGCAAAATTGAAAAATGCCAAAATGTTGAGCATCTCCACCACCGTTGGCAAACAATTTGCAACTGGAATGGAAGGCTTAACCTTCGAACCCCAAGCACAACTTGCTTATCAACATTTGATGTTTGATACCATTTCAGATGCCGATAATCTTACCATTGATATGAACAATCCCCATCAATGGTTGATCCGAGTTGGTGGACGTTTGACAAAAACTGTTGTCACAGCTGAAAATGGCCATTCTATTTCCCTATACGGCAAAGTAAATGCGGTCAAAACTTTTGGCGACGATGAAGCAATACATATTAATAAAAATTATCAACGTGATCCTTTGGGCTCTTTTATTGAAGGCGGGCTTGGTATCAGTGCGCAACTGTCTCCAAACATCTCTCTTCATGGGGATGTCAGCGCTCAACAAAAGCTTCAAAAAACTGGTATAACTGGAGCAAGTTTTTCAGGCGGAATACGTTATCAGTTTTAA